The window CCCTGGATACTTTCCCACACCATCGGCAGCTCCCTGCCCCGAGCAGCTTCGGCCGCCCCACGGCCCTGGTGAGCCTCTCTGTCGTCATTCGCGGCACTCGTAGATATAGTTTTATTCTAGACCCTCTTCCTTCCCTAAAAGCCTAATAAATCAAAACAAGAGAAAATCATAAGTGAAAGCTCGAGTCGAAGAGTGAAGGTCGCTCGGTAACTCGAGTCGATTTGTCCCATCCATTCTTGCCCGAAACAAGTGGGCTATTCATTCCAGTGTCACCTTTGTTCAATCGAGTCCATGTTCTCTATTTTCAAAAACTCATCCATTCACCGACCAGTGAACCAGAGGTTTAAAGCTTGGAATTGAGCTTTCTAGCTTTCTTTAGTACAATCTTTTAGCGAGAGCAACCCCGGGTTCGTTCCTAAGACTACATTCACAACTTTCTCTGTTCATGTTCCGGCATAGGAGTTCTAGTGGTAGGATATGGGACAGAGCTTTAAGGATTGCAGTAAACCTCATATGCGCGTGGCTCATCATAAGACCTTAGCCTGATGTCCTACCCAAAGACTTCAAAGGTAGGCATAGGACAACCTTTCCGAGTTCTACCTTCCTAACCTATAACTTGGTTTGCTTGCCTGCTTCCTATCTGACCCATCAATCAAAGAAATGTTCTAGTTCCGCGATACGAGCTTCACCGTCGCTATGAGACAATAGATTTCTTGGTTGGGGGTCCCTTTATCAAAGGCTCTCTTCCCTACTGATCATACAACAAATGAAGGTGGTTAGAAAGATGGCACATCGATCTTCTACACATCCTGTTCGTGTTGCGGAACACAGAAAATCCACCTTCCTTGGAAAAGAAAATCCTAACTCCGAAGTAGCAAAGGAGACTTGGGTGGCGCCTTCTGAAGAGCCCTTCATTTTGTGACTCAGATAGGCTAGGATTCGTGTATGAGCCGAAAGGGTTCGTAGAACTGACTCAGACAAACTTCACCGCCACCGGCCAAAGGAAAATCAATTTGGGCGAAACGCACTCGGCCGGGCCATGGGAAAATCAAATTGGGAAAAAGGCACTCCGTTGGTCAGTCCGCTGCAGGCTCTGCGTTGCGCAGCTTGCGCTCGGCTGTTTGCAACACGCTTGATGTTGCAAACACGTGCACGGCGGGGAGGATGGTGTGCACCACACGATAAAGCACCAAGCGGATGGTCGCAGAGGCAGTCGATGCGCGCCAATGATTAGTCGGTCGAGCCAAGTCAAAACTGGAGCACAAAGAGACAAATTGTCGAGTCTAACACCAAACCACCAGAGCAAAAATCTAATTGACGGCCTGCTCCATAATACGTAGTATAATACGTCATTAGTTTAATATATGTTCTTGGCCTGGCACGGCAGAACTAGTCTTGCACAGCTAATTTAAGACTCGTTACCTCAACAATGTAGACGTGATCAGAATATATGTACGCACACACAAGCATCCTACACTCAATTCGCCaccggcggaggaggaggagatatGACGACGAGCAGGGAGAAGAGGTGGAGCCTGGCCGGCGCGACGGCGCTCGTCACCGGCGGCAGCAAAGGAATAGGGTACGTAATACACACGTGGGTGCACGTACGGTACGTTTCCCTTGAGTTTTCGAAAGCCGTCATGCTCGATTCATGCGTACATAGGCGTGCCATCGTGGAGGAGCTTGCCGGCTTCGGGGCGCGGGTGCACACGTGCTCCCGCAACGCGGCGGAGCTGGAAGAGTGCCGCCGGCAGTGGGAGGAGGAGAAGCTGGCGGTCACCGTCTCCGTGTGCGATGTCTCTGTGCGTGCTGAGAGGGTGAAGCTCATGGAGACGGCCAGGGAGTCCTTCGACGGCAAGCTGGACATACTGGTAAGGTCTAGCCGAATTACCGTTCGTTGCTGTCAAAACATACTCATGTAtgcaaaaacaaaacaaaaaacttCATCATTTGGTCCAGGTTTATTTTGGTTAATATATAGAGCACTCCAAATGATCCACCTTGTGTCGTTTCTTAGATTCACCATGCCAGATTTTTTGCTAAGGTGATATTGAATGGATGAAGAAAGTGTATTGTATTTCATGCTAAATACAGTCTGTACATACCATGTGGTAAGCGTGGTAAAATCAATTTCAAACAGACAGAAAAAAATACAGTATGTACATGAACTCACATTTATAGTTGCTGTTTAAGACAAGACCTCAGCCAACAAATTACCTGATTAATATCTTATTGGTGTGATATAAATTGTATTTTTAGTTAGGTATTTCTCAGCACGAAGCTAACAACCTCAATTTTGTGTATTAAATAAAAACAAATATTAATAATATTACCTATTGCTGGTTAAAGTCTTCACTTAATAAATGGAATATCTCAAGTGAAGGAGTAACTGAAAATCCCAAAAAAGATCCACGAAACCTATGAAACTTTCTTAACCCATTCATATCGACAACATAGGTGAACAATGCGGGGCAATTGGTTTTGAAAGCGGCTACAGAGTGGACGGCGGACGACTATGCACAATTGATGGAGACTAACTTAGAGTCTAGCTTCCACCTTAGTCAGCTCGCGCATCCTCTACTCATCAACGCCTCTATACTTGGAGGAGGTAGCATCGTCAATATCTCCTCTGTTGGAGGTATATTTGGCTACCCAGGCCTCGCACTTTATGGCATCACAAAAGGTACATATGCATCTGACAAGATAAACAAGCTTATGGAATACTCCATGCAAATAAATGTGGCCTAACCTCTTGTTTGGGTTTTGTTTCTCATTTATACATGCTGGCTCACATGCAGGGGGAATGAACCAATTTACAAGGAGCCTCGCCACTGAGTGGGCTAGAGACAATATTCGTGTGAACTCCGTTGCCCCAGGCATTGTGTCGACAGACATGATCAAAGATGTAGGTTTGAAATCGCATTGTGACTCCATTTAGTTTTTGGCTAGCCCTGTTTCAAGTATATGATGTCCTAAAAATACTCAACAATTAAACTGATTTATCGTTAAAACATTTCATACTTATCTAACTTTTATTTTGGTACTGGCATATATACTTATGTTGTTGTGGATGCAACAGTTAGAGCCGGATGCACTCGAGCAAGCATGCTCGCGGATCCCGATGGGGCGGAGCGGCAAGCCAACGGAGGTCGCTTCTGTGGTGTCCTTCCTCTGTATGCCCACGGCGTCCTATATCACCGGCCAGGTTATTTGTATCGACGGCGGTCGAACCATTTATTAGAGTCTAGCTGCTAGTGCTACTACTCCGATTGGGAAAAATAAATTAATTAATCAGGATATACCTACATCACGTTTGTTGATGTTTGGTTTCATTACAAATATAGGAGtatgttgttctataaccatGTATGGATTAAGAAATGGGAAAATGCATTGCAGCTCTCGGGTGCCACACACCCTATAAGAAAATAGCATTAAAGAAATATCaggaaatttcaaaaaaaaaatgaaATTTTGGGATATGAAACTTGAGTGACCGTTGTATACCTATGTTCATTTTCATGGGGAATGGGTGTCTGTGGTATCCGTGGGGTAGGAATTACGGCCCGACATACGTTACATTCAGTTTTTTTTTCTACACATACGAATTTTTTGTCTTTTTTACTGGCATTACCATGGGCACCTATTCCCCACGAAACTGAACACGTGTGCACAACGGGTACCCAAGTTTCATATCctaaaatttcagaatttttttgaattttcctAATATATTTTCTAGTGCTATATTCATATAGGAGTGTGTGGCACCCGAGAGTTACAAATTCTCATCTGTAAGATATGCCTATAAGAACTATACACTCTAGTTATGCTCAGACGTAAAGTTTGCATCTTTGTTATGACATACGGTCGCATTGATATCGATCGTGATCATTCAAGGACTCGTTGCAACTCGTTAATATCATCGATTGTTTTGTAGAAACAACCCATGATATTGATTTTTAGAACTGGTACCTTTTCCTGGCTAGGCACGGGAAATGCTTTAGTCATGTGAAACAACCTGAACGATAATCCATATCCTCACTCATGCATTCACAAAACAATAACGGGCATTTCACAAGTATCCATTTAAATAAAAAGCTAGTAATTTCACAAATCATCATTTCAAGGAACTGGTGCTAGAGCAGTGGTTGAAATATGTCAGACACGGGTTTCAAATCCAGCAACACAACTATGTTATTGCCATCATGACCTGAGCAGATTACAGTTTCAAACCAAGGCATGCCTAGGAAGCAAAACTCTACAATTATGAATTCCTGAATTAAAATAAATATTATACTAGAGTGTCAACTTTGATGGTGCTAGTTTTAGAAAAGCACATCAATATAGCCTTAAAagagaaaaaataaataaataatggaGCAAATGTGTCTCAATGGTTGCATCCGATGCATCACATCAAACAAACTAAGAAATAATCTTATAAATTTGTAGAAGCTATTGTTttttctatggttttctttgttCTTTGCCATTTTTCCTTGGTTTTTCTTACTTCATTATTATGCTTTTGATTTCCTTGttttttcgtcggtttttcttttttttcttctatatactttggttttctttgtttctttctgtGGCTTTTTTGGTAtcttttcttttcattttgtttctttgttggttttttgttttttgttttttcaaCACTTGTTCAAATATGTGTTAAACAATTTTAAATACATGTTGAATCATTTTTCAACAATAAACACCATTTTTTGAACCATGCAAACATTTTTTTTGCATTGTAGACACATTTTTTGAAAAATGTAATGAACACTTTTTTTGAAACTTCTtatgattttgaaaaaagttacCTACTATTTTTACTGGTCAAAACTTATTTTTGCATTAATACATTTTtaacattttatattatttttaaaTGTCATATGCATTTATTTTGAAATATGCAACATTTTATAATTGTCACAAAAAAATTCATACATATGATTAAAAAATCATTTTTACATTCATATTTATTCATTTTTCGTGTACAACAGAAACATTTTTCTATACATGTTTCACATTCTTCAAATGCAAGATTAATACAAAATATAaagaaatgcaaaaaaaaaaatgtgaagaagaaaaaaacatgCGTGACATGTCCATGACATCACCACGGCGTGGTAGCAGCTTACTGGGCCGGGCCAGTTCCGGCTCCCTGCAGCGAGCCATTCCTCCTAGGGGTGGTTACTGCAAGAGCCGCCCTCCTATATCACCATCAAACCTATATCTCACTTATAACGAAACCTATCATACCCTCTACTCCAAAAAAATCTCTTTGTGTTTTAATTGGGCCAGGCCAATTCTTCTCTCCTGTCCCACTCGTGTGCTATGTGGTCGCTTGCCTCACTCGATGTGGCTCGCTGTTAATGGTTCGGTCTGGTTTTTGTGTTTCTTTTtcatttcattttattttttcttttggATTTCTTAGGCTTTTCAACGGTTTTTGTTGTTTGTTTCTCAATTTTCACAAAAGAAAATCGTACTTCTTTTCTTCCATTTCTTTCGTTTCTTTTTCTTGGTTTTCACTGGTTTTtattcctttcttttatttattttctttgttttttctttcaCTTTGTTTGTATCCTTTTCGGGTTGCATTGGTTTCCTTAGTTTTTTTTCATTGTTTTTTATGTCTCTTTTCGTATAAAATAGGGGAAAATTATACCTGTTAATATTTTATTCAAATACAAGAAAATTTATCTATGtatacattgaacatttttgagacatatatttttatgtcaatattttATCTTACACATTCTACATTTCTTGTATTTGTATACATAAGAAACATTTTTATCCACAcatataatttttttataaaTACGAGATTAGCTTATTTGAAATATATATTTTAATCTCTACTTTGTTGCGTACATATTATACAATTTTCGTATACATTAGGAACATATATTTACACATTTTTAACGTTTTATTAATGCAGGATCAAcatttttttcatacacattgtataATTTTTAAATACATTTTCCTTATACATGAAAAACATTTTGACTACACACTTTTAACATTTATTAAAAGGTTGATTAATATTTTTATATATTAACATGTTTTAGAtgtttgattaacattttttaaatgaatGGTCAACTTCtttcatacacattgtatattttttgtataTTTTTTCCATATACATGAGAAAATTCTTTTTATACTCATTTAACTTTTTCAAATGGTTTATTAACATTTTTACAAATATATTATGTAAGGTGTATTTGGTAATATATATTTTGATTCTTTGGGAAGTataaacagaattcaaaaaaaaaaggaaaaatagaGCACTGCAATATTCGATCCTGCACCCCATCGATTGGGATAGACAGTTCCACCCACAATTAGAGCTCCTGTGTGATTTGTTGCAGAAATCGAGCAATGCGTTTTACACTCCTtgcagcccacctggcccatgAACACGGTGTTGCGCGGGCGAGCATTGTTCCCAACTCTTATTTCGCGCCTTCAGCGCTCGTTACAGTGCTTTTTGCAACTTGGCACACTCCCTTCCCTGTCGTCCTGCGCTCGGCCTATTAACCTTTTACCTTCTTTTCTTCTAAACTTCAAAAACTAGGAGTGCATGTCATGGCAGTGATAACCACTATGACAGCAAACTTTCTTtttcccactcacttctttttcTCTACTTGTGGCAAATGTAACGTTAAAAAAAttatggttttttttatcatattttGTTCTGGCGCGCTGTTTtacaattttttatttttttactgTTCTTCCTTTCATTTTTTCTTCCCTCTTAATATACAAAATTTATTCAAACTCGTGACCTTTTCAAAATAATGAATTTTATTAAAAAACGTCAACTACTTTTCAATTTAGTGAACTTTTTTGCATTCGATTTAATTTCTAAAattggtgaacatttttttatctAAATTGATGAATTTTATCATATCCTTAAACCTTTTTCAAAATCCAGTGAGCATTTATAAATTTCATCAGTTCTTTtctcaaaattgatgaacttttttcaaatttatcTTTTCAAATTTGTTAGCTATTTTTCTAAATTAGTGAACTTTTCTAAATTAGTGAACTTTCCAAAAAAAAATCTAAATTaatgaaattttttgaatttgcaATTTTTTATTCAAATCAGTGGCTTTTTTCAAATTTCCAAGCTTTTC is drawn from Aegilops tauschii subsp. strangulata cultivar AL8/78 chromosome 1, Aet v6.0, whole genome shotgun sequence and contains these coding sequences:
- the LOC109763916 gene encoding noroxomaritidine/norcraugsodine reductase-like isoform X1, with product MTTSREKRWSLAGATALVTGGSKGIGRAIVEELAGFGARVHTCSRNAAELEECRRQWEEEKLAVTVSVCDVSVRAERVKLMETARESFDGKLDILVNNAGQLVLKAATEWTADDYAQLMETNLESSFHLSQLAHPLLINASILGGGSIVNISSVGGIFGYPGLALYGITKGGMNQFTRSLATEWARDNIRVNSVAPGIVSTDMIKDFLAKPDALEQACSRIPMGRSGKPTEVASVVSFLCMPTASYITGQVICIDGGRTIY
- the LOC109763916 gene encoding noroxomaritidine/norcraugsodine reductase-like isoform X2; its protein translation is MTTSREKRWSLAGATALVTGGSKGIGRAIVEELAGFGARVHTCSRNAAELEECRRQWEEEKLAVTVSVCDVSVRAERVKLMETARESFDGKLDILVNNAGQLVLKAATEWTADDYAQLMETNLESSFHLSQLAHPLLINASILGGGSIVNISSVGGIFGYPGLALYGITKGGMNQFTRSLATEWARDNIRVNSVAPGIVSTDMIKDVEPDALEQACSRIPMGRSGKPTEVASVVSFLCMPTASYITGQVICIDGGRTIY
- the LOC109763916 gene encoding noroxomaritidine/norcraugsodine reductase-like isoform X3, with translation MTTSREKRWSLAGATALVTGGSKGIGRAIVEELAGFGARVHTCSRNAAELEECRRQWEEEKLAVTVSVCDVSVRAERVKLMETARESFDGKLDILVNNAGQLVLKAATEWTADDYAQLMETNLESSFHLSQLAHPLLINASILGGGSIVNISSVGGIFGYPGLALYGITKGGMNQFTRSLATEWARDNIRVNSVAPGIVSTDMIKDLEPDALEQACSRIPMGRSGKPTEVASVVSFLCMPTASYITGQVICIDGGRTIY